In Rissa tridactyla isolate bRisTri1 chromosome 22, bRisTri1.patW.cur.20221130, whole genome shotgun sequence, a single genomic region encodes these proteins:
- the MEF2B gene encoding LOW QUALITY PROTEIN: myocyte-specific enhancer factor 2B (The sequence of the model RefSeq protein was modified relative to this genomic sequence to represent the inferred CDS: deleted 1 base in 1 codon), whose protein sequence is MGRKKIQISRILDQRNRQVTFTKRKFGLMKKAYELSVLCDCEIALIIFNSTNRLFQYASTDMDKVLLKYTEYSEPHESRTNSDILETLKRKGLGLESHELELDEGPDPGEKARRLSEGMDLSVARPRFYSPVPLPEAAYGSSPPATDGSLSSASGSPQGQGRPPAFKPAAPKPPGRSPGPLPPGIGYPLFPAGSLNRALATKTPPPLYLGAEGRRGEAHGSLASGRSAGSAARPLYPALQTLSPMLAPGSAGVPSHSLSGFPFLAPAQAEFGAGETPPPPGFLQPGPTAWQHPRDMAALGVSSRIVPTEEAAAAPGASPQHQAISIKSERVSPGLGCSSGTPQSPLASLASLSEASRGPGDLQPRDDYAKGYPYPLGPPRPLAEEQRAPLPARRAQAMDAWQR, encoded by the exons ATGGGCcggaaaaaaatacagatcagCCGAATACTGGATCAACGGAACCGGCAG GTGACCTTCACCAAGCGGAAATTCGGGCTGATGAAGAAGGCGTACGAGCTGAGCGTC CTCTGCGACTGCGAGATCGCCCTCATCATCTTCAACAGCACCAACCGCCTCTTCCAGTACGCCAGCACCGACATGGACAAGGTGCTGCTCAAGTACACGGAGTACAGCGAGCCCCACGAGAGCCGCACCAACTCCGACATCCTCGAG acGCTGAAGCgcaaggggctggggctggagagccACGAGCTGGAGCTGGACGAGGGGCCGGATCCTGGGGAGAAGGCGCGGAGGCTGAGCGAGGGCATGGACCTGTCGGTGGCACGGCCACGGTTTTAC AGCCCGGTGCCGCTGCCCGAGGCAGCCTACGGCAGCTCCCCGCCGGCCACCGATGGATCCCTGAGCAGCGCCAGCGGCTCCCCACAGGGCCAGGGACGCCCACCGGCCTTCAAGCCAGCAGCGCCGAAGCCACCGGGACGCTCACCAGGACCGCTGCCCCCAG GTATCGGCTACCCCCTGTTCCCCGCCGGCAGCCTGAACCGAGCCCTGGCCACCAAGACGCCCCCGCCGCTGTACCTGGGGGCCGAGGGACGGCGCGGCGAAGCCCACGGCAGCTTGGCGAGTGGCCGGAGCGCTGGCAGCGCAGCG CGGCCGCTGTACCCCGCTCTGCAGACCCTGAGCCCCATGCTCGCCCCCGGCAGCGCCGGCGTCCCCAGCCACAGCCTCAGCGGCTTCCCCTTCCTCGCCCCGGCACAAGCGG AGTTCGGGGCTGGCGAGACCCCGCCACCCCCCGGTTTCCTGCAGCCCGGCCCCACGGCGTGGCAGCACCCACGGGACATGGCAGCGCTTGG GGTCAGCAGCCGGATTGTCCCCACCGAAGAGGCGGCCGCGGCCCCCGGCGCCTCCCCCCAGCACCAAGCCATCAGCATCAAGTCAGAGCGGgtctccccggggctgggctgctcCTCGGGCACCCCCCAGTCCCCCCTGGCCAGCCTGGCCTCCCTGAGCGAAGCCTCCCGAGGCCCCGGAGACCTCCAGCCGCGGGATGACTACGCCAAGGGGTACCCTTACCCCCTGGGGCCCCCCCGGCCGCTGGCAGAGGAGCAGCGGgcccccctccccgcgcggcgAGCTCAGGCCATGGACGCTTGGCAGAGATAG